CAACTAAAAGTTAAattagagagccacttaggagtctggtgcagctgcaaaaattaaaaaaaaattaaagacgCTCTCTAAAATAACTAAGAAATCAAGATAAAGAGTCTTTAGCAGATGCTCGAGTATTCCATCCAAAAAAGGATGCTGAAGTATTTTTCTTGAGAGGGAAAACGttctctctttgtttctttGGTGAAAGGGCGGGAAAACATTctgtttatttttcttattttcaaaTAGAAAAAATTGACTGCATTTCAAATCGAAGTCTTATCAGAATCTcagatagaagaagaaggagaggacagAAATGTCGAAGCTGGTATACCCAAAGCTCAGTCGCACCGAGATCGTCACAATCCTCGTCGAGGCTCAGATCATCGCTATTTCGGAGCAGGATCTTCTCAACCCGAACCCGGATCTCATCGCCGACCTCTACACCCGGATCCTCACCACCTTCGACTTCCTCCCCGCGTAATTTTTctctccctaaaccctagattTCCCCATACAAATTTGTATTTGAGATTGAAAAACTTGGGGAATTTTTTGCAGGGAAGATGAGCAAGTTGATTTTGATGCCTTGGCGCTGCTCGAGAATCCGGATTTTCACGACAAGTCTGCCCGGAGCATCAAGCTGTACAACACACTGAAGCAAGTGGTGGCCTTGTTGGATTGCCCTAAGAAATTTATCTACGCAGATCTCATAAGACCCGACCCGAATCGGACCGAGGTTTTTCTGAGTGCCCTTCTCAATTACCATGTATATAGGtactaattttatttatttatttagtgtTGATAGAATATCTTACATGTTGTCCTACATTGTATTGGAATCACTAGTTACTGCTTTCGAAGCGAAAGTCATGCATATGATCGGATGAAATAATTTGGTAGTAGAAGTGCCTAATCGAAATTAGTGATAAACCAAAACTACAGTGTGTTTTAGTGAGTGATGAAAGATCTAAggagaaagatgaaagaaattTCATTGCTACGTATTCCTTGATCTaggtgaaatgaaaattttactGAGAAGTTTGGAGTCACTTGAGATGCCTCATTAGTTGTAGGTTTAAATTGACTCGGTGAAGGGATTGCGCTTCAAGAAATGTGTTGGGGTTACTTTGTGCCTGATTTGTAAAAATTCATTTCATCAAATACAGTGAGGATTTGGTCTATTTAACAAAGGGCTGTATGAAActtgtagatttttttttttaaaaaaattctctGTTCTTCTATTTAGAGTTTTTAGCTCTGTTCTTGTCTCTTCAATCCTCATCCATGAGTAGAACAGCAGCCCAAGAGTTTAGCTCTGTTGTTGTCTCCTTATTCCTCATCCATGTACATCTATAAGAACCAAGCTATCTTATGTTTACTTTTAATATCAGAGAGACAAGAATAGATCTCGTAGCTAAAGTTGTGGATCAATTAACTGACCTTGAGAAGCAGCACATATGGTGGGGCGGTCAGGTTTCTCAGGTATATTTTGTACAGAAAGGTTATCTTTAATAAACTAAACGTTTCAGTATTTAACTGTGCATCAACATCACTAAATGTTTGTTTTGCAGTGGAATGCTGAGATTGCACACTACAAAGAAACAAGAGAAAAGGAGTTACCTCTTGTTCAGGAGGTAGATTCCAAAGTCAAAGAATTGCGCCAAACCATATCAGACCTTAACCTTGATCAAGTGAAACTGAGAACTTCTATTAGGAAGTTAAAGGAGAAGGCTGCTGAAATGGATAAAGAGGTTAGATGATTGGCTGTTAACACAGTATAGATATGtggtaaataaacaaaaaaatttaaacacaCTTCCAGGAAAATTGTTGTAATTGCTGATGGATATCTTTTAGTAAATTTATGACAAACAAGCTTAGAAAGATGAATGATCTTTTAATGAATATTTCTAGAGTAAAGGAACTCAGGTCTTGCTTACCCTTAATGATACCCACCAAATGTGATTTTCTGCTCTAAATATTTCATCTACTTTGTGTTTTATGTGTTGTCTGGATTTTATGTTTGAGCGAATCCTTTGTCTAAGGTTGGGAATGTCTCTTGTCTATTTACTGCAATTTATCTTGCAAAGATGTTGTGTCATTTGTATTGTGTGCACTAATGTGGGTGTATAATCTAATGCTGTAACCTTTGGGTGGGTAGGAGGGAGAGTAGTGGGTCCACATCTCAGTCCTTTTTGAAGAAGAGTAAAAcagaaattaacactaaaacaGAACATACATTCTTCCATCTCCTTCACCTTCCTATTTCTATTCTCCCTTTAAAACTTAGTGTCACATCTCATTTTCTGTTCTCTGGGGTTGCAGTGTTTTCACTGTAATTTGGGTATTTTGGGCTAGAAAGGAATCAAGGGATCTTTGATGATCATAATGGAGGGAATTGGGGAACCTTTACGAGAAATTTAGATTCCTGTCAGCTTTGTGGGCTTCTGTTTCAGTTGAGTTTAAAGACTGTACCTTCTCCTCCATTGTTCTAGATTGGAAGCCTGTGGTTGTTGGAGCTCTTATGTTTTTGGCCTAGGGTTTATCTCGTTCTTAGGCTACTACAATTGTAGTCTTTATGGGTTATGTTTTGCCTCCTGTAGCTAGTCCGTGAACTTATTGTCCAAGGCCTTGGTTCTTTTTTCTGTTTCGTTTTTCAATAAAAGGTTGTGTGAACTTGTGTCTTCTCCAACaagaagtaaaaaagaaaaaaaaaacttctaggCTTTATATGTGGGTGTCTATTCAGACTATGGGGTGAATGATATGCGAAAATTATGTGGATTTGTTATCCAAATATAGTtgctttcctttatttttgttcttttgtcttATTCTGTTTCCCCAGATGTCTGATGCTGATTTTGATCTGCTAAAAAGTGATTCGGAAAGACAAGAGTTTCGTTCAAAAATTGTTCATTCACCAGATAAACTGCAGGTATCTTTTCTCTTCAAGTTGGATATGGTAAATAGTATTTTGATTCTTGAATAATACTACATTCCTGTTGATTTGCATCCGCACTCCAACTGTTGTAGTTAACAGTTTGTAAGTTTCATGCTGTCATATTTTGGAAACCCATAATGATATCTTTTACATGGTACCGAGTACTGAACATGATAGGAGATGCATGAATTTTTTATCGTGGTTACTTTTTTCCCCTGGACAGTGGAGTAGAGATATTTCCATAATTCCATTAGACGATTGTAGGTTGATGAAAATTTTGAATTAGGGGCTCATCCTATGATGCACGGATACGTGAATTTGCCTTCGTATCCTGTACCGATCCGGGATACGGGTATGATACCGCTCGGATATGATCCTGATTTGGATACGGTTTGGATATGTCCGTATCCTTTGCGGATACGTCAGTATGTAAATAAATCGGATACGTGGGGGTAATACTGACTTTTTACCGCTCAtctctctttttgtttcttctttagcttttccataaacttcaaataaaagtgtacaaagaaaagagaattctctctatctctctctctctatctaccTTCTGAGAAATTAAAACTTTCTTGGCaggacatatgatttcagaatCTTAGATTTTTAATCATTGTGAAATGGTATCCACGAGGAAACTCAAAACCTAAAATTTTACGTATTGAGTCAATTATGATCCAATTGGAAATGACATCAGTTGCTCTTAAAATGTTTGGGAAGAGTCCCAGGCTCTAATGGAAGAAATGAGCACATATGCAGTGCAGCAGTGGTCTTAAACTTATGAAATTCCTGTGTATCTGACTATCTGTAATTCTGAGAATTTGCTAGGTGTTTGATTCTGACTTGAGAGACAACATATGTATCTTTGAATATAGCAAAATTTTTGTAGTATAATCTCGTTTCAATATGCTGCCTTTTGATATCAGATGCTAGTCAGTTCACAGATAGATAACCTGATTCAGGTGTCTCTTTTGCACCACACATGATTGGAACCTTTTGTTTTATtgcaacattttttttaaatggaaaCAAATCAGTTTCTCTCGCTAGAGGTGTGATAAAGAATCAAGAAATTTGTATAAAAAAGGAAGTAAGCATTTTTTACAGTATATCTCACTTGAAATGTGAAGCCTTGGCATACAATTTACAATGTCCTAGGCTTCAATCTCCACCTATAGCCATTTAGTTTTGGTTGGGTGCTCTAATTactttatggtatcagagcatgtaCGTGTTATTCCCAATGCTCACATGTGCTTAGCACCACCCAGTCTCCACATGTTTGGCTTGAGTCACTGCACATGTGGGCTTGTGAAGCCTGTGCCTTTACAGTTTGGGCCTCTCCTCCTGTAGCCAATTGGTGTTGGGTAAGCTGCTCATAAGGTCTTTCAGTACTGACTTTCCAAGTTTCCTTTAACAAAATCCAAAGTGTCATAATTAGAGTCCCCAAGGCCCAAACAAATGCATCCATGGGAAGAATTTTCTGAGCTTTGGAAGATTCTGGTCACCCTGAATAAGTCACTGACATATTTTATTTATGGTGCTTGTGTAGAAGTTGACATGTATATGATTACTTAATTATTAGTCCAGAAGTTTATTGACTTGCATTGTCAATAGGTCCTTCTCGTTCCTTGTAAAAACTTGTTGGAGTAAAGAGTAATTATGAAGCTAACAAATCTGGAGTCTTAATATTTGTATCAAAAAAGGACATTGTGACTTCTGATTACTAATATGGATAGTTGGATGACATATGGAAGACtatattaaaattttattaCATCATTTCTACTGAGATCTGGTTTCACTACCTATGTGCCTTCAGGTTACTGCAGTGGTCCACCATAACCAATCTGGAGACCCTTACCCTATACCCCCCTCACTTGagacatttttcaattatctATTGTATTTCTATTTTCTAATTGCTTAATCACATATTATCCTTGATCTCATTTTATGGCTTTTCCAAACTAGGTCTTTtaagtttttgtttctttagctTCCTATATCAACAGGATATATGTTTCATAAGTTATTTGTGTAAGTGTGTCGTTATATCTCATCTTAGTTGTTTCATTACCTGCTCACCAGATTTAGCTTTGTTTAATCAACTAAACCATCACATATTTCCTTGAAGAGAGCTTTAGCAGAGAAGAAATTAATTAGAGAGAAGGCTACGAGTGATGAAATGTTAGCCATGCAATCTTTGAAGGAGAAAACTGCTGTTGATGAGGTGTATGCAAAGGTAATCTGTTTATTATTCAGTTTTTATTCTTGCCTCTGCATGCTGTTCTTTTGTAAGTTGATCTAATCATGTAAAAACTATTCTACCTATATATAGCTCAAGATTAGAAAATCTGCGTAGGCTTGCATATTCCAAATTGTCTTAACTTATAAGTTGGTTGCTGGTAAAATTCCAGGTTAGAAATGACTAAACTCAAGGGCTTTTGACAAAAAATGCTGAATCCTGTCTACCCAAGTGTTTCACACTGTAACTTGATTGGAGGGCTGTCCAAGAGTTTAACAGTCATGTCTCACCCTAAGAAATCAAATCTGTGGCATCATTAAGGGAATTTGAGCAAACATATTAGTGCCCTTCTTTCATGATAGCTGGACTGAGAAAAGATGCATATTTCTGCCTGTATTTATTCTGAAATATTACAAGCAATTAGAGCCATTGATCACCATAAATATACTGTAGATTCAATTTCTActtatgtttttcttttctcagtTGTTTTAACCCTTACATTTTTACATGTTAGTGATGTACTAGTTAACTGAGTTCCATCTCCCttcacagaaaagaaaagaaaggaaaacataGCTGTGCACTTATATCTTCATCTTGGCATAGATACAGCATATATCTCATGCGAGTTTGAGAAAGAGTCCGGTGGTCActgctatgttttattgatcATTTTTCTGTGCTTATTCTCAGGTTTCCAAGAAATTGTTAAAGCACTTGGCCCAGATGCATGCTATACAAGAACAGGTATGCTTTTAGTTGTGTACTAATAATGATATGCATATATGAAGTGCTTGTAGTGGTGTTAAAATTTTGTCTTATTGTGACTATGCAGCTTAGGATAGGCACAGTTTTACTGCTTCTAGTAATAAAGGATTTTTACTGTTTTGAATTGTTTATTGATGCGGTGCTAGTGTTCATGGCTTAAATCTGCAGTTCATAATACTGCCACTTTTGAATTGTTAAGGTCAATTCTGCTAAATCTACTAGTAAAGACTACAGGGctgtaaaagaaaaaataagtgATGATGAAGTCCTAAGCAAGGTTCTtcatgatgaactaatgaaacagCAATCAAAAGGTAGTTTCTAATATTCATTTATGTTCCTTTCTTTTCTGATCCTGTTGATAAATTAGGCTTTAGGGTAAATGGGTAGTAGTGCTTTGGAGTTTAgtgctctttttctttttcctcagtGAAAGAATTGAATGATTTAAAAAGAAGTTGGAAAAAGAACGATATCTCAAGTTTGAGGAGGCTAGTAAAGAACTGAGTAATGTGAAGCTGGAGGTGGAATCTAGGAGGTGTGTGCTGGAAGCAAGGCAAAAGAATGTTGAAGCTGCAATAGCAGaggtattttgtatttttatgatTATCTATAGTGGTTTTGTGTGTGTTTTAGACCATGTCTCTCACTCGAAAGTATCCAGTGAAgtattcatttattttatttttttgggtagtGTACAATAATATTTTAGCTATGCAATTGGCAGGTGGAAACTATAACTGCAAAGACTGCATCAGTAAGAAAATCTGGAGCAGCTGATCAGCAACAATTAGCTCGTCGAAGTGAGGAGATCACTAAAGAGGTACGTACTTGGCCAATAGAGTCTTGTTTTCTTGCCTTGCTCAACTAGCTTAAAACTTAAAAGTTACTGAATAATATTTTCTGCCATACCCAAACAGGGGAAAGTTGAAAGTCCTTATTTTTCTTTCGTtaattatagaatttttttttaaattttttttatttgggaaTCAGATTCAGACAGTGGAATATAGCTAGGTTCTGCTACTTAATTCTCTCTCTATTTGCCCTTTTAGTAAAACTACTTCACTGATCTTTGACCGGGAATTATTTATATGAAAACTAAACTTGATATGTCCTTAGTGGTGCCCTTCTGGAGTTAATACAATTTTATGAtttgcttgattatcttatgCACCTTGGTTGGACAATTTTTAAATAGTTCAAAAGACATCGTTTAAATGTCGTGGACATGAATGGTTGCAGTTGCACCAATACTTATATTCAATTGGGATCTTGCTCCAATGTTGATGGAGAGTCAGAAGCTATTGAGCATGGAGCAGGTTATTCAGATTTATTGGCTAGTTTGACTGCTGAAAGTATCTTAAATATTCTGTTCAAGAGCCCAAAGCATCCTTGCTTGATGCAGTCCTCCCCCGCTGGGTATGCCCTTATCACTGACTTCTTCATCCCTCAAATGTAAAAAATGCAGCTTCAGTTGCAACAAGTAATGGTATGATGCCTTTACATATTCACAGTGGATCTAGAGTGTGTTTGGTATGACTGTACTTTTAAGAAAAACTGgtttttgcttattttttaGAATAACTGGCTGAAAATcaaagcagctgagtgtttggtaaactaaaTTTTTGTAAGTGTTGTGAGTGCTAaaagcagtggcaaagtgtttggcAAACTCAAAACTAGTTGAGTTTGTAGAATGATTAATTTGGACATGAAAAAATATTTTGCCTTAATAGTTTGGTAATATAATGTAGTTCAAGTGCTCTTGTTATGTTATAAATTTTACTTTACtatcaatttttataaatcatggtgatcatataattaatattggacaattttaaaaataacttatacaaatatatatgagTAACATTAATAACAATTGGTTTCTCATTGGCATCAagtaatcagaaaaaaatatctTAACACCTACTTGACATGTCACCTGAATTTTTTCCAATGTGGACGAAATGTCTCACAATGTGCATGCCTTTGTATATAATTATGAAGTGTCATGGTGACAATGACAATCTTCACTTCTAGAATGAATAACCTTGCATTCCTTTAAAAtcttccacttttttttttccaaactctaaggccttgtttggtttgcagaaagaaaatcaatttcttaGGAAATTCTAtgggaaagaaaaacaaatttccTACTAACTTTTCTGTTTGTTGTTTGAAAATGTTGGGAAAGCaaggagaaaatatatatatttatatatatatatatatattttttggatGAAAAGATATTCATTAAAAAGATGGAAACTAGCCCAACCATAGACAAGAAAGCCAAGAGGCTAAACTGAAAGAAACAGAGCCCTCATAGTCAAAGCCCCACAAGGCAAGACAAGAGGAACTACCGACGCAACAAACAAACCGACCAAACTAAGACAAATCAAAGCAGAAAAAACAAGAATACAATTGCATGGAGACATCAGAAGCTTCGTCGGAGTTCTTCAGCCGCCACAAATCCAGTACCACCAATGTCCACCATGGCCGTTGTAGCTGAATTTGTAGTGTTTGGTTTATGtaagaaaatgaaacaaaatcatACTAATATTCtatctatatatttatatattaaaaatatatcgTTACACAAATCAAACATTTTAAATAAAATTGTCAATAATAGTTTTCAATAAGGATATAAATGTACTTATACTATGTAATTAATGTAGGGAAAGTGAAAGGGAAAATGAATCATTTGGAAGATGATATGATTCATTTTCCCTCCCCTATATTCTCCCTTTATAaaggaaagttgttcatttccaGATGCCCACCAAATATTGGAAATGAATAAATTTCATTTCCCAAGCCCTCAATTCTTCAAACTAAACGAGGCCCAAacatctttttcatttcttggtTCTTGCCTACGGTATTTTTGAAAATGTTGTCTTAGGGTTTTATAAGGTCCTAAAAACTCATTCATTCTCGATTCTACAACATAATATTTTCCCGtcaaataacaaaaatattaaattttacaaaatttcattcaaagtatcaaatttttttttttaaaaataactaTAATTAAATGTACCACCCGGTGGAGGTTTAAGAAAATTCATATCGAGATTTCGAAGAACCGATAGAATTACTCTTGTATCATGAGCAAATCCTTCCCGACCCGCATATGCAAAATTAAATTGCATATCAAAATCACATGCCGCTATAACATTTTGTGTTGGTATTCATTTTCTACCAATGAACGGTATTTGATTTTAAGGAGACATTGAAGCGGGAAAATGCACTCCAACAATAGCACCCATGCAATCTTGAAAACAATGATGCTATTTGTCaatgaatataaataattaaatttaactaataatttataaataagTAACACATGGCAAATATCTTAAAATGTGGCATGTATCTCTTATCCTTCATTCTCTCCAGTGCAACACTATTAAATTTAGGATCCAACGGCTTGATAATTTCTTCACATAGTTCACACAAAAGATATAGGTTCTTCAAATATCTACTAATGGTCTCACCGGAATGTTGAAACCGTTCTTGTGCGGACCTGTTTCCACATCCATGTCCTAACATATGTAATAGCATTCCTATTACATCAATATGACTTGTTCTGTTTGAACCAACACCCTAAATTTAACTTCCAAATCActacataaacaataaaatacgTCCATGTCAATTCTAAAGTCATTGTAACACCGACTTTCGATCTCTCGTAATACTTCCATTATAGACTTATTACCTGTTTGAGAAGGATATTATGCAAGGATTTTTATGAATATAGTTCACATAATAATGTTAAATGAGCAGAAAATTTAGTTGTGAAAGCTGAAGCAGTCATAAGCTTCCCTACCAAGTATGTCTGGGACCTGCACAGACCCTCTCCTTTCGGTGGCCGGAGGTCCATTGGCTTTCAGGCATCTGCCAGCCCCATAGATGTAGCCAAACACACTGTCATTTCATCTATAACTTCCATTGTCGTCCCTGTCTCGAAAAAAACTAGGGCTTGCCAGAACGTTAGTTGGCGTGAGCTATATCCCTTTTCCAGAGTTGTCACGCTACCTCCGAGCAGATCAGATCACTGTCCTCTCCTCATTGAAGTGAACCCAGAACCAGGTCCCCTTTCTAAGGCTCCAAGGCGGTTTCGATTCGAAGAGATGTGGTTGCAGCACACTGACTGCATTAATGTGATCGAACAAGGATGGATGCTTCCAGTAACCGGTGATTTTATGGGGCAGGTTGGTAGAAAGATCAATCATACAAGTGATCTCTTGAAACACTGGCATACTGGCGTGTTTCAACAACGCCAAACTGAGATGAAGCTCATTCAAGGAAAATTGGAGGATCTCATGAGAAAGGAATACGAGGACACTCACTTTGATGAACAAAAGGCCCTACAGTTTCGTTTGAATGAATTACTATCCCTTAATGAGACCTATTGGCGTCAACGATCCCGCATTCAATGGCTACGATAAGGAGATCGTAATACCTCTTTCTTCCATAGAAGAGCGTCCAATCGGAGATGCAGGAATAGAGTGAAGGGCTTGGTTAATGATATTGGGCAGTGGACCTCTCAACCTAATGAGGTGGCTGACATCCTCGTCAACTATTATGAGAACATCTTTCGATCGGAGCAAGTTGACAATGATGCCTTGGGTCTCATTTTAGACTCCTTGCTACCCAAAGTTACTGAAGCAATGAATAATGATCTCTTAGCTCCTTATACAGATTCTGAAATCAAGAAGGCCTTGTTTCAAATGCATCCATCAAAATCTCCTGGACCTGATGGTatgtctccttgtttttttcagAAGTTCTGGGATGTTGTTGGACATGATGTTTGTATGGCTGTTAGGAATGTGCTTCTTACAGGCCAGGTTTCACGGGAGTCCAACTTTACTCACTTGGCTCTTATCCCGAAAGTTAAAGAGCCAAAGTTACCTTCTGATTTACGACCTATTGCGTTATGCAATGTTGTTTATAAGATTGCCTCAAAGGTCTTAGCTAATAGGTTAAAAAGCATCCTACCTCAGATTGTTTCTCCACTACAGAGTGCCTTTGTTCCTGGGAGACTCATTTCAGATAATACCTTAGTGGCTACAGAGGTAGCACACTTTATGAAGAAGCTTAGATGCCAGTCGGATGGTTTCTTCTCTCTGAAGTTAGACATCTCTAAAGCTTATGATAGACTTGAATGGCAGTATGTGGAAGCAGTTCTTCTCAAACTTGGTTTTTGTAGAAGATGGGTGAATATTGTCATGGCTACTATCAAGTCTGCTAGCTATTCTATTCTTATGAACGGTACCCCAACTGGATTTATTTTGCCAACCCGCGGCATTAGGCAAGGTGACCCCCTGTCACCTTACCTCTTTATCCTTTGTGCTGAAGGCTTTTCCTTGCTGATTTCTGCTTCCATACAGCATGGTACTATTAGAGGCTTGTTGATGTCGCCAACGGCTCCGATCATTCACCACTTACTTTTCGCAGATGACTGCTTTCTTTTCGGGGAAGCCTCTGTCAGAGAGTGTCAAGCTTTCAAGGATCTACTATCCATCTATGCTCGGGCCTCTGGACAACGGATCAATTTGCAAAAATCCAGTGTTGTTTTTAGTGGTAGTGTCGACTTACAGACTCGAAATCACCTCTCTTCCATCCTTGGTGTGACTTGCGTTAAGGAGCACGGTTTGTATTTGGGACTTCCCATTCATGTAGGTCACAACAAGACAACTATTTTCAGTTATCTCAAAGAACGACTTACCAAGAAATTAATCAGCTGGAGATCCAAGATTCTTAGTGCAGGCGGTAAGGAGCTATTGATAAAGGTTGTGGCTCAAACTTTACCTAA
This portion of the Rosa chinensis cultivar Old Blush chromosome 1, RchiOBHm-V2, whole genome shotgun sequence genome encodes:
- the LOC112176007 gene encoding kinetochore protein NUF2 homolog isoform X2, with protein sequence MSKLVYPKLSRTEIVTILVEAQIIAISEQDLLNPNPDLIADLYTRILTTFDFLPAEDEQVDFDALALLENPDFHDKSARSIKLYNTLKQVVALLDCPKKFIYADLIRPDPNRTEVFLSALLNYHVYRETRIDLVAKVVDQLTDLEKQHIWWGGQVSQWNAEIAHYKETREKELPLVQEVDSKVKELRQTISDLNLDQVKLRTSIRKLKEKAAEMDKEMSDADFDLLKSDSERQEFRSKIVHSPDKLQRALAEKKLIREKATSDEMLAMQSLKEKTAVDEVYAKVSKKLLKHLAQMHAIQEQFIILPLLNC
- the LOC112176007 gene encoding kinetochore protein NUF2 homolog isoform X1, which encodes MSKLVYPKLSRTEIVTILVEAQIIAISEQDLLNPNPDLIADLYTRILTTFDFLPAEDEQVDFDALALLENPDFHDKSARSIKLYNTLKQVVALLDCPKKFIYADLIRPDPNRTEVFLSALLNYHVYRETRIDLVAKVVDQLTDLEKQHIWWGGQVSQWNAEIAHYKETREKELPLVQEVDSKVKELRQTISDLNLDQVKLRTSIRKLKEKAAEMDKEMSDADFDLLKSDSERQEFRSKIVHSPDKLQRALAEKKLIREKATSDEMLAMQSLKEKTAVDEVYAKVSKKLLKHLAQMHAIQEQVNSAKSTSKDYRAVKEKISDDEVLSKVLHDELMKQQSKVKELNDLKRSWKKNDISSLRRLVKN
- the LOC112164272 gene encoding uncharacterized protein LOC112164272, producing the protein MNGCSCTNTYIQLGSCSNVDGESEAIEHGAGYSDLLASLTAEKNLVVKAEAVISFPTKYVWDLHRPSPFGGRRSIGFQASASPIDVAKHTVISSITSIVVPVSKKTRACQNVSWRELYPFSRVVTLPPSRSDHCPLLIEVNPEPGPLSKAPRRFRFEEMWLQHTDCINVIEQGWMLPVTGDFMGQWTSQPNEVADILVNYYENIFRSEQVDNDALGLILDSLLPKVTEAMNNDLLAPYTDSEIKKALFQMHPSKSPGPDGMSPCFFQKFWDVVGHDVCMAVRNVLLTGQVSRESNFTHLALIPKVKEPKLPSDLRPIALCNVVYKIASKVLANRLKSILPQIVSPLQSAFVPGRLISDNTLVATEVAHFMKKLRCQSDGFFSLKLDISKAYDRLEWQYVEAVLLKLGFCRRWVNIVMATIKSASYSILMNGTPTGFILPTRGIRQGDPLSPYLFILCAEGFSLLISASIQHGTIRGLLMSPTAPIIHHLLFADDCFLFGEASVRECQAFKDLLSIYARASGQRINLQKSSVVFSGSVDLQTRNHLSSILGVTCVKEHGLYLGLPIHVGHNKTTIFSYLKERLTKKLISWRSKILSAGGKELLIKVVAQTLPNYVMNCYLLPKSLCDDLQQLCSQFFWGSTNEKKRIHWRSWERMCVPKEAGGMGFKHLHAHNLAMLAKQGWRILSNPDSLVARVFKAVYHPWGSFLTADMGDRPSYSWRSIMEARSVLQAGLFWRIGNGMFVRIWEDDWIPNVPSHSIAKPVDTVFELVSDLINEQEGTWDIPTVNACFAPEVAFRVFSIPLSRRVGGDRTAWKLDKHGFFSVKSAYTIAQDISIGNVFASTSTGDPFAPLWKALWKANVPSKVAIFGWRAAHNLLPTRAALTSKGYSGELNCCVCSQYVETLEHLFRDCSIAKDILGAPPFSFLPSSLSWKEWFLDNALTLSTSSFDKLLILLWSLWTNRNEKLWRNRSRTSQGLVASSMAWYEEYLQANTPINTPTSGSKKVSKRWQAPTGETLKLNVDGAFLPNVPFGGTCGVLRNAQGRFLAAFSRWMNFVSSPLHAELLALKTGIELLQAIDVTNVVIESDCLMAVQAVNSLSCDLSSLRALVADIKGLLDGYADMCIIFAPRQANVIAHRLASLSFESDVHLEWFVNAPELILDALM